A section of the Mastomys coucha isolate ucsf_1 unplaced genomic scaffold, UCSF_Mcou_1 pScaffold15, whole genome shotgun sequence genome encodes:
- the LOC116091603 gene encoding uncharacterized protein LOC116091603 — protein MKGGQSEVRPRSTEAQPGERLKAYLPLRCPHPWSAGQQEPERPHSGGLYDGHLTNFQLKSLSFLKSLKLEQQRQEQALALLRQRAEQEVWETQMLLDELLFKHQLKRWMEKPSAQQEETSKRKQQQLCGGPEPSAFSLHTVTTRSKDNPESSKHLEEAKAISVEPVQQDTSSSLLVLAEFHPSDRSTYQWDIARPEPETEGSRAFHRITIAVLEQSLRDEELRAQYQTAVLRLRELALEEKARAELACLEHQIGCLGSVGREAARATLCEKQQQTFSRLEEERREIQYLKKVYLSLHRSRKQLLQHQQSILNVQRSMAHLQQELQVRSQLLKSCSPRVKTAWKEVSEASQKMEGHRSGSPQSHHPQEISESSESAHLSSEQKEVTSPQTTSVADEYLQLLRLNQADGIPGTRNLSTESGHDSQGSGKYPCVFLPGLLHLSSLDPGHQKNPTAPATKKDGSSATQPKPQEAKELPPPGDLQIKSSAAWAVERPLATTDSRAWSLHGQCGQSLSGDGPCSQEARQVAENRTNQALDVSRSAEGEPQEEAHWQSEQQRGEACQQETPDICLAHLEAEQDTASPAPVACEAETQPAWHLDSPPCQSAAILDLCSESASRNHSGSSEGPALSLSHSVGPASSLSCSSLQEFQRATATLVQLSSSSTSLSTLEADDTLLHADPSWSRELSAHDSWEERGLPSFCGLHPGLPQLEGVPGNVGPVTPQRLEGGGVRLLSGFSEEAALSAGLEPDYSSLQADWPLQFPRAPSPRLGSELSESSSQIWEENSENLVEPSPHVEPDSGSSLPANGSLDLEGSGGPHTSHTSSGPGGEQETSRTHRSLSDMSNTGKTRQMSPVATFTVFPPHSPAISDSTLSLSVPLDPTSSDGADLSKVNMLTEASAGCQEEPQDADTSPSMQRKPLQASPDPKAATTLQASSEGTAPHVTEVTNPSCVTGFLTEILSPVDEELSYGSGDLTSSIHRVTHLLPPPPTPQAKSDLNEPNLSSEDFPTPPEEAVFSGDSLDTLGEDTSISAEDMSLSEEALGEALSLGPQESGHHLGAPEQDGDLGDSNSTSPLSNWVVSAPGRSPRLSTQAPSSSPVTCVVREDLQASDSQGGPWEGVQYFESAEHQQGIEHVLDRRAATSLPSWSALSEGSPPGPVPLRPSGQAESLKHTSEEEKAGQNNWTEDQPKLQDLVDTQQFPRRDWVFNPVCEGTCADLLGTGDAGPVDVVSTQLSRKILCDSLAALSGLAPEDNP, from the exons ATGAAAGGTGGCCAGAGTGAGGTGCG GCCAAGAAGCACTGAGGCTCAACCAGGAGAGAGGCTCAAAGCATACCTGCCACTCAGGTGCCCTCATCCGTGGTCTGCAGGTCAGCAGGAGCCCGAGAGGCCACATTCTGGAGGCCTGTATGACGGGCACCTGACCAATTTCCAGCTGAAATCTTTGAGCTTTCTCAAGTCACTGAAG CTggagcagcagagacaggagcaagCCCTGGCCCTTCTGCGGCAGCGAGCGGAGCAGGAGGTGTGGGAGACGCAGATGTTACTGGATGAACTCCTATTCAAACACCAGCTGAAG AGGTGGATGGAGAAACCCTCAGCCCAGCAAGAAGAGACTTCGAAACGGAAACAGCAGCAGCTGTGTGGTGGCCCAGAGCCAAGCGCATTCTCTCTCCACACAGTGACAACCAGATCCAA AGACAACCCCGAGTCCTCGAAGCACCTTGAGGAAGCAAAGGCAATTTCGGTAG agcCAGTGCAGCAGGACACAAGCTCCTCCCTGCTGGTTCTAGCCGAGTTCCACCCTTCAGACAGATCTACCTACCAG TGGGACATAGCGAGACCAGAGCCAGAAACAGAAGGGTCCAGAGCCTTCCACCGCATCACTATTGCAGTGCTGGAGCAGAGTCTGAGAGACGAAGAGCTACGTGCCCAGTACCAGACTGCGGTGCTACGACTGcgagagctggccctggaggaAAAGGCCCGTGCGGAGCTGGCCTGCCTAGAGCATCAGATAGG GTGCCTGGGTAGTGTAGGACGTGAAGCAGCACGAGCCACTCTGTGTGAAAAGCAGCAACAAACCTTCAGCAGACTTGAGGAGGAACGG AGGGAAATCCAGTACCTGAAGAAGGTGTACTTGTCCCTGCACCGTAGTAGGAAGCAGCTCCTGCAACATCAGCAGTCTATCCTCAATGTGCAGAGGTCTATGGCCCACTTGCAACAGGAGCTCCAGGTTCGATCTCAGTTGCTGAAG AGTTGCAGCCCTAGAGTCAAGACTGCCTGGAAAGAGGTCTCCGAGGCAAGTCAGAAAATGGAGGGACACAGGTCTGGAAGCCCCCAAAGCCACCACCCCCAGGAAATCTCTGAGAGCTCAGAAAGTGCACA CCTTTCCTCTGAGCAGAAGGAAGTGACATCTCCCCAGACAACTTCAGTTGCAGATGAATACCTGCAGCTTCTCAGGCTGAACCAAGCAGATGGCATACCTGGGACCAGAAACCTATCCACGGAGAGTGGACATGATAGCCAAG GGTCTGGAAAATATCCTTGTGTCTTTCTCCCTGGTCTGCTGCACTTGAGCTCTCTGGACCCTGGACATCAGAAAAACCCAACTGCTCCT GCCACCAAGAAAGATGGCAGCTCAGCCACTCAGCCAAAGCCACAGGAGGCCAAGGAACTGCCTCCTCCAG GAGACCTACAGATCAAGTCCAGTGCGGCCTGGGcagtggagaggcccttggctacTACAGACAGCCGTGCTTGGAGCCTGCATGGACAGTGTGGCCAGTCCCTAAGTGGAGATGGTCCTTGTTCCCAGGAAGCCAGA CAGGTGGctgaaaacagaacaaaccaaGCGCTGGATGTTTCCAGAAGCGCTGAGGGAGAACCCCAGGAGGAGGCACACTGGCAGTCAGAGCAGCAAAG GGGAGAAGCCTGTCAGCAGGAGACTCCAGACATCTGCTTAGCCCACTTGGAAGCTGAGCAGGACACTGCTTCTCCAG CTCCTGTGGCCTGTGAGGCTGAAACACAGCCTGCCTGGCACCTAGACAGCCCTCCATGCCAGTCTGCTGCCATCCTGGACCTGTGTTCTGAATCTGCTTCTAGGAACCACTCAGGGTCTTCTGAAGGCCCTGCCTTATCCCTCAGCCACTCAGTGGGCCCAGCAAGCAGCCTTTCCTGTTCATCTCTGCAGGAGTTTCAGAGAGCCACAGCCACCCTAGTCCAGCTTTCTAGCAGTTCCACATCCCTGTCCACCTTAGAAGCTGACGATACCTTGCTACATGCAGATCCCAGCTGGTCTAGGGAGCTTTCTGCTCACGATTCCTGGGAGGAACGAGGCCTACCTTCATTCTGTGGCCTCCACCCGGGCCTTCCTCAATTGGAGGGGGTTCCTGGGAATGTAGGACCAGTGACCCCACAGAGACTGGAAGGTGGCGGGGTTAGACTCCTCAGTGGCTTCTCTGAGGAGGCAGCTTTGTCAGCAGGGTTAGAGCCAGACTACAGCTCCCTTCAGGCTGACTGGCCGCTGCAGTTCCCACGTGCTCCGTCTCCAAGGTTGGGGTCAGAGCTGTCAGAGTCCTCCAGCCAAATCTGGGAAGAGAATAGTGAGAACCTTGTAGAGCCTAGCCCTCATGTTGAGCCAGACTCAGGGAGCTCCTTGCCTGCAAATGGTTCATTGGACCTGGAAGGCAGTGGAGGACCTCATACCAGTCATACCTCCTCAGGCCCTGGGGGAGAACAAGAAACTTCCAGAACCCATAGGAGTCTGAGTGATATGTCCAATACAGGGAAAACCAGGCAGATGTCCCCTGTGGCCACCTTCACAGTGTTTCCACCCCATAGTCCGGCTATCAGTGATTCAACTCTGTCACTGTCCGTTCCTTTGGACCCAACCTCCTCAGATGGGGCAGATCTCAGTAAAGTAAACATGCTTACTGAGGCCTCAGCTGGCTGCCAGGAGGAACCCCAGGATGCTGATACAAGCCCATCCATGCAGCGGAAGCCCCTACAGGCCTCACCTGATCCTAAGGCCGCTACTACCCTGCAGGCGTCTTCTGAGGGTACAGCTCCCCATGTTACAGAGGTGACCAATCCCTCATGTGTCACTGGCTTCTTGACTGAAATACTGTCTCCTGTGGACGAGGAGCTATCTTATGGCAGTGGGGACCTTACATCTTCCATCCACAGGGTCACCCACCTccttccaccccctcccaccccccaagcaAAGAGTGATCTCAATGAGCCCAACCTCAGCTCAGAAGACTTCCCAACCCCGCCTGAGGAGGCCGTGTTTTCAGGTGACTCACTGGACACCCTAGGAGAGGATACATCCATTAGTGCTGAGGACATGTCCTTGTCTGAGGAGGCTCTGGGGGAAGccctttccctggggcctcaggaGTCAGGGCACCACCTGGGTGCACCTGAGCAAGATGGAGACCTGGGTGACTCAAATTCAACATCTCCCTTGAGTAATTGGGTAGTCAGTGCCCCTGGGAGGTCCCCAAGACTGTCAACTCAGGCCCCGAGTTCATCCCCAGTAACTTGTGTGGTCAGAGAAGATCTTCAGGCCTCAGACAGTCAAGGTGGACCCTGGGAAGGGGTCCAGTATTTTGAGAGTGCAGAGCACCAGCAAGGGATAGAACACGTCTTAGACAGAAGGGCGGCCACATCTTTACCCTCCTGGTCTGCACTTTCTGAAGGCTCACCCCCAGGCCCAGTGCCCTTGAGGCCCAGTGGCCAGGCTGAGTCCCTCAAGCACACAagtgaggaggagaaggcaggccAGAACAACTGGACAGAGGACCAGCCCAAGCTCCAGGACTTGGTGGACACACAGCAGTTTCCTAGGAGAGACTGGGTTTTTAACCCTGTCTGTGAAGGGACCTGTGCTGATCTTCTAGGGACAGGAGATGCTGGGCCAGTGGATGTAGTGTCCACCCAGCTCAGCAGGAAGATCTTGTGTGACTCTCTTGCTGCACTGTCAGGGCTCGCCCCTGAAGACAATCCCTAG